The DNA sequence CTCCTCCTTGGGGAGCTTGGAGGCCAGGATGCTGATGAAGATCACGTTGTCCACGCCCAGGATGACCTCGAGGAAGGTCAGGGTGAGAAGGGCCGTCCACACCTCGGGGTTGGTCAACCAGTCCACGGCCAAGAGTGTACCGTAAAGAGTATGGGGCTGGACGTCCTGGTGGTGGGTGCGGGCCCGGTGGGGCTCGCGGCGGGCATAGAGGCCAAGCGGCGGGGGCTTTCCGTCCTCCTTTTGGACAAGGGGAGCGTGGCCCACACGGTCTACCGCTTCCCCCGCGAGATCGCCTTCTTCTCCGAGAGCAAAAACCTGGAGATCGGGGGCCACCCCCTGGTCGCCCTGGGGCCCAAGCCCACCCGGCAGGAGGCCCTGACCTACTACCGCAAGGTGGCGGAAGCGGAAGAGCTTCCCATAGAGACCTACACCGAGGTCCTGGCCATAGAGGGGGAGGAGGGGGACTTCCGGGTCCTGGCCCGGAGGAGGGGCCAGGAGCGGGTCTACCGGGCCCGGTTCGTGGTGGTGGCCACCGGCTACTACGACACCCCGAACCGCCTGGGCGTACCGGGGGAGGACCTGCCCCACGTCCTCTACCGCTGGGAGGAGGCCCACCCCTTCTACGGCCAGAAGGTGGTGGTGGTGGGAGGGTCCAACTCCGCGGTGGAGGCCGCCCTCTACCTCTACCGGGCGGGGGCCCGGGTGACCCTGGTCCACCGGGGGAAGTGGGTGCGGCCCAGCGTCAAGTACTGGCTCCTCCCCGACTTTGAGAACCGGGTCAAGGAAGGGGGGATCGGGGTGCGGATGGAGGCCCGCGTCCTGGCCATCACCCCCGAGGCGGTCCTTTTGGAGAGCCAGGGGGTGGAGGAGCGGCTTCCCGCCG is a window from the Thermus filiformis genome containing:
- a CDS encoding YpdA family putative bacillithiol disulfide reductase, which produces MGLDVLVVGAGPVGLAAGIEAKRRGLSVLLLDKGSVAHTVYRFPREIAFFSESKNLEIGGHPLVALGPKPTRQEALTYYRKVAEAEELPIETYTEVLAIEGEEGDFRVLARRRGQERVYRARFVVVATGYYDTPNRLGVPGEDLPHVLYRWEEAHPFYGQKVVVVGGSNSAVEAALYLYRAGARVTLVHRGKWVRPSVKYWLLPDFENRVKEGGIGVRMEARVLAITPEAVLLESQGVEERLPADFVLLQIGYRATDGLLRGAEVAYEGERPLLSPHYETSRPGLFAIGSCAFGPDTRSVFIENGRLHAQLALLAIRERA